The proteins below come from a single Halomonas binhaiensis genomic window:
- the dut gene encoding dUTP diphosphatase, giving the protein MHSSSSRPQLAVKVLDQRILDRMPRYATNGSAGMDLHALLDEPLTLSPGDCQLVRTGLAIHIADPSLAGMVLPRSGLGHKHGIVLGNLVGLIDSDYQGELMVSVWNRGQTTFTLEPFERLAQYVLVPVVQAELEVVEDFDQSQRGSGGFGSSGRH; this is encoded by the coding sequence ATGCACTCCTCTTCCTCTCGCCCACAGTTGGCTGTCAAAGTGCTCGACCAGCGCATCCTCGATCGCATGCCCCGCTATGCCACCAACGGCTCCGCAGGCATGGACCTGCATGCTCTGCTCGATGAGCCTCTGACGCTGTCTCCGGGTGACTGCCAACTGGTACGTACCGGGCTTGCCATTCACATCGCCGACCCCAGCCTCGCCGGCATGGTCCTGCCGCGCTCAGGACTTGGCCACAAGCACGGTATCGTGCTCGGCAACCTGGTTGGCCTGATTGATTCCGACTATCAGGGAGAACTGATGGTCTCGGTGTGGAACCGCGGTCAGACCACCTTCACGCTGGAGCCTTTCGAGCGTCTGGCGCAATATGTGCTGGTTCCTGTGGTGCAGGCGGAACTGGAAGTGGTCGAGGATTTCGACCAGAGTCAGCGCGGCAGTGGCGGTTTCGGCAGCTCCGGCCGGCACTGA
- the radC gene encoding RadC family protein, with protein MSIRHWPEGERPREKLMSLGAGALSDAELLAILLRVGVRGRSAVDLARDVLVAFGGLRSLLEAGRDEVCAQRGLGMATYVQLQASMEVCRRHLESQLRKGDALTSPAKVRTYLAAQLRHLDHEAFAAIFLDSQHRVIRFEILFHGTLDSASVYPREVVKRALAIGAGALILAHNHPSGVAEPSNADRRITERLSEALGLFDIRVLDHFVVGDAEVVSFAERGWL; from the coding sequence ATGTCGATACGTCACTGGCCAGAGGGGGAGCGCCCTCGGGAAAAGCTGATGAGCCTTGGTGCTGGCGCACTGTCGGATGCGGAGTTGCTGGCGATTCTGTTGAGGGTTGGTGTTCGCGGGCGCTCGGCAGTGGATCTGGCCCGTGATGTGCTGGTGGCCTTTGGTGGATTGCGCTCCTTGCTGGAAGCAGGAAGGGATGAGGTCTGTGCCCAACGTGGGCTGGGAATGGCCACTTATGTACAGCTTCAGGCATCCATGGAGGTGTGCCGTCGCCATCTGGAAAGCCAGTTGCGTAAAGGGGATGCCCTGACATCTCCTGCCAAGGTGCGCACCTACCTGGCTGCTCAGTTGCGCCATCTTGATCATGAAGCCTTCGCGGCCATCTTTCTGGATAGCCAGCACCGTGTGATTCGTTTCGAAATTCTATTTCATGGCACCCTGGATAGCGCCTCTGTCTACCCTAGGGAGGTGGTCAAGCGTGCTCTGGCGATAGGAGCGGGTGCCTTGATTCTGGCTCATAACCATCCTTCCGGTGTGGCGGAGCCGAGTAACGCCGACCGCCGGATTACCGAGCGTCTGAGCGAAGCGCTGGGGCTTTTCGATATTCGCGTGCTGGACCATTTTGTGGTGGGAGATGCTGAAGTGGTGTCTTTTGCTGAAAGAGGTTGGCTATAA
- the argB gene encoding acetylglutamate kinase, translating to MSEQARDPRLVVEVLSEALPYIQRFSGKTVVVKYGGNAMTEDALIDSFARDMVLMKEVGINPVVVHGGGPQIGELLKKLNIESRFVGGMRVTDAETMDVVEMVLGGLVNKDIVNQINQCGGKAIGLTGKDGSQIRARKLKVEHQSPEMTVPEIIDIGHVGEVEHVSTDLIEMLTARDFIPVIAPIGVDADGRSYNINADLVAGKVAEALNAEKLMLLTNVAGLMDKQGEVMTGLTTAQVDELIADGTIYGGMLPKIRCALEAVKGGVVSSHIIDGRVPHATLLEIFTNAGVGTLITNHQESIA from the coding sequence ATGAGCGAACAGGCTCGCGATCCGCGCCTGGTAGTGGAAGTCCTCTCTGAGGCTCTCCCTTATATCCAGCGCTTTTCCGGCAAGACTGTCGTGGTCAAGTATGGCGGTAACGCCATGACCGAAGACGCTCTGATAGATTCCTTTGCCCGCGACATGGTGTTGATGAAAGAAGTTGGCATCAATCCTGTTGTGGTCCATGGCGGGGGGCCGCAGATTGGCGAGCTGCTGAAAAAGCTCAATATCGAATCGCGTTTCGTCGGCGGCATGCGCGTCACCGATGCCGAGACCATGGACGTGGTGGAGATGGTGCTGGGGGGACTGGTCAACAAGGATATCGTCAACCAGATCAACCAGTGTGGCGGCAAGGCCATCGGCCTGACTGGCAAGGATGGCAGCCAGATCCGCGCTCGCAAGCTCAAGGTCGAGCACCAGAGCCCGGAAATGACAGTCCCCGAGATCATCGATATCGGCCATGTAGGAGAGGTGGAGCACGTCTCGACCGACCTGATCGAAATGCTGACTGCCCGCGATTTCATTCCGGTAATTGCGCCCATTGGAGTGGATGCCGATGGACGCAGCTATAACATCAACGCGGACCTGGTTGCCGGCAAGGTGGCCGAAGCACTGAATGCCGAAAAGCTGATGTTGCTGACCAATGTCGCCGGCCTGATGGACAAGCAAGGCGAAGTGATGACCGGACTGACTACCGCACAGGTCGACGAGCTGATCGCCGATGGCACGATCTATGGCGGCATGTTGCCGAAGATTCGCTGTGCCCTGGAGGCCGTCAAGGGCGGCGTGGTCAGCTCTCACATCATCGATGGCCGGG
- the rpmG gene encoding 50S ribosomal protein L33, whose product MRDKIRMVSSAGTGHFYTTDKNKRNTPDKLEMKKFDPVVRKHVMYKEAKIK is encoded by the coding sequence ATGCGTGACAAGATTCGTATGGTGTCCAGCGCCGGTACCGGCCATTTCTACACCACCGACAAGAACAAGCGTAACACTCCGGACAAGCTTGAAATGAAGAAGTTTGACCCGGTTGTTCGCAAGCACGTGATGTACAAGGAAGCCAAGATCAAGTAA
- the rpmB gene encoding 50S ribosomal protein L28 has translation MSKVCQVTGKRPVTGNNVSHSQRKTRRRFLPNLHTHRFWVESEKRFVTLRVSSKGMRIIDKKGIEEVLSDIRKRGERV, from the coding sequence ATGTCCAAAGTATGTCAGGTTACCGGCAAGCGCCCGGTGACTGGTAACAATGTTTCACACTCCCAGCGCAAGACTCGTCGTCGTTTCTTGCCGAACCTGCACACCCACCGTTTCTGGGTGGAGTCCGAAAAGCGTTTCGTGACTCTGCGCGTTTCCTCCAAGGGCATGCGCATCATCGACAAGAAGGGCATCGAAGAGGTGCTCAGCGATATCCGTAAGCGCGGTGAGCGCGTTTAA
- a CDS encoding phosphomannomutase/phosphoglucomutase, whose product MTQVPATIFRAYDIRGIVDDTLNEASVELIGQAIGSEAQDRGESRIVVARDGRLSGPRLLPALIRGLTASGCDVIDIGMVPTPVLYFATHTLDGTMSGVMLTGSHNPPDYNGLKVVLGGEALCGDAISALHGRIQRADLRSGTGSVSQHDMRQAYLDRITGDIEIGRRLKAVVDCGNGVAGELGPALIKALGIDTVALFDDIDGAFPNHHPDPGKPENLEDLARAVVEHQADIGLAFDGDGDRLGVITPKGRMIYPDHLLMAFAEDMLSRNPEARVIFDIKCTGKLIEVIENAGGTPEMWRTGHSLIKARMKETGALLGGEMSGHIFFKERWYGFDDGLYSAARLLEALTQFSGDADAFFERYPQNVSTPEINVSVTDETKFDLAERLVREGDFGSDGVKTTLDGIRVDYTDGWGLCRASNTTPALVLRFEGRDQAALDSIRARFARALNKVDPELELPSD is encoded by the coding sequence ATGACTCAGGTCCCAGCCACCATCTTTCGTGCCTACGATATCCGTGGCATCGTTGATGACACCCTTAATGAGGCCAGTGTCGAACTCATCGGCCAAGCCATTGGCAGCGAAGCACAGGACCGTGGCGAGAGCCGTATCGTTGTCGCCAGAGACGGGCGTCTTTCCGGCCCACGTCTGCTGCCAGCCCTGATCAGAGGCCTCACTGCCAGTGGTTGTGATGTCATCGATATCGGCATGGTACCGACACCGGTGCTGTACTTTGCCACCCACACGCTTGATGGCACCATGTCCGGAGTGATGCTTACTGGCAGTCATAATCCGCCGGACTACAATGGCCTGAAGGTGGTACTTGGCGGCGAAGCCCTTTGTGGCGACGCCATCAGCGCACTCCATGGACGCATTCAGCGCGCCGATCTGCGCTCGGGGACAGGCAGCGTAAGTCAGCATGATATGCGCCAGGCCTACCTGGATCGCATCACCGGTGATATCGAGATAGGTCGTCGCCTCAAGGCGGTGGTGGACTGCGGCAATGGCGTGGCAGGCGAGCTTGGCCCAGCATTGATCAAGGCCCTGGGCATCGATACCGTTGCCTTGTTCGATGACATCGACGGCGCCTTCCCCAACCATCACCCGGATCCTGGCAAGCCCGAGAACCTCGAAGACTTGGCCAGGGCAGTAGTCGAACACCAGGCGGATATTGGCCTGGCCTTCGATGGTGATGGCGACCGCCTCGGAGTGATCACTCCCAAGGGCCGCATGATCTACCCTGATCATCTACTGATGGCGTTCGCCGAGGACATGCTTTCCCGCAACCCGGAAGCTCGGGTCATCTTCGACATCAAATGCACGGGCAAGCTGATCGAAGTCATCGAGAATGCTGGCGGCACGCCAGAAATGTGGCGCACGGGCCACTCTCTGATCAAGGCACGCATGAAGGAGACCGGCGCTCTGCTCGGCGGAGAAATGAGCGGCCATATCTTCTTCAAGGAACGCTGGTATGGCTTTGACGATGGCCTATACAGTGCCGCCCGCCTGCTGGAAGCCCTGACCCAGTTCAGTGGCGATGCCGATGCCTTCTTCGAACGTTACCCGCAGAACGTGAGTACGCCAGAGATCAATGTCAGCGTCACTGACGAGACCAAGTTCGATCTGGCCGAGCGCTTGGTGCGCGAGGGTGACTTCGGCAGTGATGGGGTCAAGACCACGCTCGACGGCATTCGTGTGGACTACACCGATGGCTGGGGCCTGTGTCGAGCCTCCAATACAACACCCGCACTCGTGTTACGTTTTGAAGGCAGGGATCAGGCAGCCCTCGATAGTATCCGCGCCCGCTTCGCCCGCGCACTCAACAAGGTGGATCCTGAACTGGAATTGCCCAGTGACTGA
- the coaBC gene encoding bifunctional phosphopantothenoylcysteine decarboxylase/phosphopantothenate--cysteine ligase CoaBC produces MSSSSPSTFPSRPGQRILLGISAGIAAYKSALLARLLVQAGCEVQVVMTEGAQAFITPLTLQALTGRAVRTSLLDPAAELGMGHIELARWAERIVIAPATADLMARLSQGMADDLLTTLCLASDADKILAPAMNQAMWRNPATQRNACQLHQDGWTLLGPDQGDQACGDIGPGRMMEPEAIAAFLLGHTQVETPEETSPPLGSTQGQGIHIVITAGPTREPLDPVRYLSNHSSGKMGFALAEAAVASGARVTLIAGPVNLPTPAGVTRLDVESAVQMLDTAESLMDTCDIFIGCAAVADYRAESPAEHKIKKQDHQPELTLRLIKNPDIIATLAARPDSPVMVGFAAETRNVVAYAQDKLKRKGLDMIVANDVSAEQMQQGLGFGGDRNAATLIWRQGEDILTQDEPAQDKIQLASKVISQALKCLELSS; encoded by the coding sequence ATGTCATCATCCTCACCCTCCACCTTCCCGTCGCGCCCGGGACAGCGCATTCTTCTCGGCATCAGCGCGGGCATTGCCGCTTACAAGAGCGCTTTGTTGGCCCGTTTGCTGGTCCAGGCGGGATGTGAAGTTCAGGTGGTCATGACGGAAGGGGCACAGGCGTTTATTACGCCACTGACATTGCAGGCCCTGACAGGACGCGCAGTACGCACCTCCCTGCTGGACCCCGCTGCCGAGCTGGGCATGGGCCACATCGAGCTGGCCCGCTGGGCCGAGCGCATCGTGATCGCACCGGCAACGGCCGACCTCATGGCTCGCCTGTCCCAGGGCATGGCCGATGATCTGCTCACCACACTGTGCCTTGCCAGCGATGCCGACAAGATCCTGGCCCCCGCCATGAACCAGGCAATGTGGCGCAACCCAGCCACCCAGCGTAACGCTTGCCAGTTGCATCAGGATGGCTGGACGTTGCTGGGTCCCGATCAGGGTGATCAGGCCTGTGGCGACATTGGGCCAGGACGCATGATGGAACCGGAGGCGATTGCAGCCTTCCTGCTGGGCCATACGCAAGTGGAGACGCCGGAGGAAACCAGCCCTCCCCTCGGCTCCACCCAAGGTCAGGGCATTCATATCGTGATTACCGCAGGCCCGACCCGGGAGCCACTGGACCCGGTGCGCTACCTGTCCAATCACAGCTCAGGCAAGATGGGCTTCGCCCTGGCCGAAGCGGCAGTGGCCAGCGGTGCGCGAGTCACCCTGATTGCAGGCCCTGTCAATTTGCCGACTCCAGCAGGTGTCACCCGCCTGGATGTGGAAAGCGCAGTACAGATGCTGGATACCGCCGAAAGCTTGATGGATACCTGCGACATCTTTATCGGCTGTGCTGCGGTCGCCGATTATCGCGCTGAATCTCCAGCCGAGCACAAGATCAAGAAACAGGATCATCAACCAGAACTGACGCTGCGCCTGATCAAGAATCCCGATATCATCGCCACCCTGGCGGCCCGTCCCGACAGCCCGGTCATGGTAGGCTTTGCCGCCGAAACCCGAAATGTCGTGGCATATGCCCAGGATAAGCTCAAGCGCAAGGGGCTGGACATGATCGTGGCCAACGACGTGTCTGCCGAACAGATGCAACAAGGCCTGGGCTTTGGCGGCGACCGTAATGCCGCCACGCTGATCTGGCGTCAGGGCGAGGACATTCTTACCCAGGACGAACCAGCTCAGGACAAGATCCAACTCGCCAGCAAAGTGATTTCCCAGGCCCTCAAGTGCCTGGAGCTGTCTTCCTGA